GCTGCGAGCCGCTTTGCAACAAAAGGTTCAGCAAGCCCAAGCCTTTTTACATCAGGCTCCGGTGGTCTTGAATATGACTGCGCTGCCTGCTGACACTGATTGGCAAGGGGTCTCCCAGACCGTTAGTGAGGTCGGTTTACGCATTGTCGGAGTGAGTGGCCACTATACCCAGCAACAGAAACAGGCCATTCAGACCGCCGAATTACCCCTATTGACGGAAGGAAAAGCCCCCAGTACGCTAGCATCCAGCAGCGCCGAGCGATCCAGTCAGCTCATCACTCAACCGGTGCGATCGGGGCAACAGATCTATGCGGTGCAGCGCGATCTCATTGTGACCAGCTCAATTAGCGCGGGTGCCGAGGTCGTCGCCGATGGTCATCTTCACTTATATGGCATCACGCGTGGCCGAGTGATAGCCGGGGCCGCTGGAGCGAGCGACAGCCGGATTTTTTGTAG
This genomic stretch from unidentified bacterial endosymbiont harbors:
- the minC gene encoding septum site-determining protein MinC, whose amino-acid sequence is MLQPPIVFKGAPFTLTVLYLQHPEVPVLRAALQQKVQQAQAFLHQAPVVLNMTALPADTDWQGVSQTVSEVGLRIVGVSGHYTQQQKQAIQTAELPLLTEGKAPSTLASSSAERSSQLITQPVRSGQQIYAVQRDLIVTSSISAGAEVVADGHLHLYGITRGRVIAGAAGASDSRIFCSHFQAELVAIAGHYWLSDQIPQQFWNCAVMIDLQGEQLKITLLNE